In Oncorhynchus tshawytscha isolate Ot180627B linkage group LG28, Otsh_v2.0, whole genome shotgun sequence, a genomic segment contains:
- the znf414 gene encoding zinc finger protein 414 isoform X3: MSTGMASAPLLQPTSNTTQGQRMPCTLYGCHRVYTDTDSLAKHIKDHQNHIPTQSLPGKVFLCSFIGCNGSFPSMQHLMEHMRQHHKPNTYFLCQSCRSKLRSYRALLKHLHTCAKVAKSKAKAGEQVEVKPDPDPDAAVPMATDQETPQQQEPMESEPSHPVHGSTGSDHLSAQAPSPYRPPEDGSLLGLDLNSALLPGAFSLQEGGGGGLSDTQPPGLPDQLPEGSYGSFSQYLQSPLEVSGPAPQQQQRPPKSVPSALPSSPPPQTSTPPGSNARWRKNQAQSFNGRILWKHTRGRYSCVQCGHATPNRKEMTAHIKGQHKSPAAKPDDRVPSSQIKGSSDTEASTYTCL; the protein is encoded by the exons GTCAGAGAATGCCCTGCACGTTATACGGCTGCCATCGTGTCTACACGGACACAGACAGCCTGGCCAAACACATCAAGGACCATCAGAATCACATCCCCACTCAGTCCCTCCCAG gTAAAGTGTTCCTCTGCTCCTTCATCGGCTGCAACGGCTCCTTTCCCAGCATGCAGCATCTGATGGAACATATGAGACAGCACCACAAACCCAATACGTACTTCCT GTGTCAGAGTTGTCGGTCCAAGCTGCGCTCCTACCGCGCCCTCCTCAAACACCTCCACACCTGCGCTAAGGTAGCCAAGAGCAAGGCCAAGGCTGGCGAGCAGGTAGAGGTCAAGCCGGACCCTGACCCCGATGCTGCTGTTCCCATGGCTACAGACCAGGAGACCCCACAGCAGCAAGAGCCCATGGAGTCCGAGCCCTCCCACCCTGTCCATGGGTCTACCGGGTCTGACCATCTCTCTGCCCAGGCTCCCTCCCCCTACCGGCCCCCAGAGGATGGATCTCTCCTCGGCCTGGACCTCAACTCGGCCCTGCTCCCTGGGGCTTTCTCCCTCCaggagggaggtggtgggggaTTGTCAGACACCCAGCCCCCAGGCCTCCCAGACCAGCTCCCTGAGGGATCCTATGGCTCCTTCTCACAGTACCTTCAATCTCCACTGGAAGTTTCTGGACCGGCGCCGCAGCAACAGCAGAGGCCCCCCAAGTCCGTCCCTTCGGCTCTACCTTCCTCTCCGCCCCCCCAGACCTCCACCCCGCCCGGCTCGAACGCTCGCTGGAGGAAGAACCAAG CTCAGTCCTTCAACGGCCGTATTCTCTGGAAACACACCAGGGGGCGCTACAGCTGTGTCCAGTGTGGCCACGCCACCCCAAACAGGAAGGAGATGACCGCCCACATCAAGGGCCAACACAAGAGCCCTGCTGCCAAGCCTG ATGACCGCGTGCCCTCTTCACAGATTAAAGGGTCTTCAGATACAGAGGCTAGCACCTACACCTGTCTCTGA
- the LOC112226428 gene encoding zinc finger protein ZFMSA12A isoform X2, producing the protein MESPFPLPSLGLLVPPLRMMSAVMWQVVRQGNTKHYGKLEEFVSMVTEVVPELLSNRQRWLLILALRGRVTLELIRSGHPDDLKAVQTHLDRITASGLKQSNDAAIEFAEANFLKLIQSLVEDPDRREHFFKVVFPVEYGPNFDSVCQVVFPVEYGPNFDSVCQVVFPVEYGPNFDSVCQVVFPVEYGPNFDSSLQTLVCHFLSRLEELLPVPDFKQTALLISAAPSVLEDYMHCVSHGEDLKSLLQNQHCPGKLPKSVPSRTEDRLLVSLSFPPSLRLANASRHSARDSPPLEIRDDQGVSTDSLTGQWAELKTSVDKNTGTDSVETQGSEGEDHLKERRKSEEGREAVVSEHQYSLSSTTAEHAPSASSGVSSEQPRQRVAHKCPQCGRCFIYRYEMLEHQRLHTGENPYKCSQCGKTFRRSSEMSTHRRTQCSNAAYVCIKCGSSFGSVRERVSHRCCRRASGLGQAGQFECPQCGKIFKWHNSLKKHLVTHSTDKVFNCRYCGEGPFPGVAELRAHQKAHGAEDKPYKCKQCGKGFSSQVWQNNHEQRHSQERSKICPSCGKAFRCKGDLKLHMRTHTGERPYQCTYCTKRFSVNGNLTIHIRTHTGEKPFLCSDCGKAFCSAGELQIHRRTHTGERPYKCTVCEKGFTMASKVTLHMRVHTGVRPYICHECGKAFSRGAELKKHVLNHTGVRPYPCHLCSKTYTCLNHLKRHLKTHSASQSLDVSSGSTVE; encoded by the exons ATGG AATCCCCCTTTCCTCTGCCCTCCCTGGGCCTGCTGGTCCCTCCTCTCCGGATGATGTCAGCAGTTATGTGGCAGGTGGTGCGCCAGGGCAACACAAAGCATTATGGGAAGCTGGAGGAGTTTGTGTCCATGGTAACGGAGGTGGTTCCAGAACTCCTGTCCAACAGACAGAGGTGGCTGCTCATCCTGGCTCTCAGAGGACGG GTGACTCTGGAACTGATCCGATCTGGACATCCTGATGACCTCAAGGCTGTTCAAACACACCTGGATAGAATCACAGCATCTGGTCTGAAACAG TCAAACGATGCAGCGATTGAATTTGCTGAAGCCAACTTCCTGAAGCTGATCCAGAGCCTAGTGGAAGACCCAGATAGGAGGGAACACTTCTTCAAG GTGGTGTTCCCGGTGGAGTATGGTCCTAACTTTGACTCTGTCTGTCAGGTGGTGTTCCCGGTGGAGTATGGTCCTAACTTTGACTCTGTCTGTCAGGTGGTGTTCCCGGTGGAGTATGGTCCTAACTTTGACTCTGTCTGTCAGGTGGTGTTCCCGGTGGAGTATGGTCCTAACTTTGACTCATCGCTGCAAACTCTGGTGTGCCACTTCCTGTCTAGGCTGGAGGAGCTGCTGCCGGTCCCAGACTTCAAACAG ACTGCGTTGTTgatcagtgctgccccctctgtTCTGGAGGACTACATGCACTGTGTCTCTCACGGAGAGGACCTGAAGTCTCTGCTACAGAACCAACACTGCCCCGGGAAGCTGCCCAAGAGTG TTCCCTCGAGGACAGAGGACCGTCTCCTCGTCTCGTtatccttccctccatcactGAGACTGGCCAATGCCTCGCGCCACAGCGCCCGCGACAGCCCGCCCTTGGAGATCAGAGACGACCAGGGGGTTTCGACTGACAGTTTGACTGGCCAATGGGCCGAGTTAAAAACAAGTGTGGATAAAAATACTGGAACAGATTCAGTAGAAACCCAAGGATCTGAAGGAGAGGATCACCTGAAGGAGAGACGGAAGTCTGAGGAAGGACGAGAAGCAGTCGTCTCGGAGCACCAATACTCCCTGAGCAGCACTACAGCTGAACACGCCCCATCAGCCTCCTCCGGTGTGTCATCGGAGCAGCCGCGGCAGCGCGTGGCCCACAAGTGCCCCCAGTGCGGCCGTTGTTTCATTTACCGCTATGAGATGCTGGAGCACCAGAGACTCCACACAGGGGAGAACCCTTACAAGTGTTCCCAGTGTGGTAAGACCTTCAGAAGGTCCTCGGAGATGTCCACTCACCGCCGAACGCAGTGCTCCAACGCTGCCTATGTCTGTATTAAATGCGGAAGCAGTTTTGGGTCGGTCAGAGAGCGGGTCAGCCACAGGTGTTGTAGACGGGCCAGCGGTTTGGGTCAGGCGGGCCAGTTTGAGTGTCCGCAGTGTGGGAAAATCTTCAAGTGGCACAACTCATTAAAGAAACACCTGGTAACCCACTCCACTGACAAGGTCTTCAACTGCAG GTACTGTGGGGAGGGACCATTCCCGGGCGTGGCGGAGCTGAGGGCCCACCAGAAGGCCCACGGTGCAGAAGACAAACCCTACAAGTGTAAACAGTGTGGAAAGGGCTTCAGCTCCCAG GTCTGGCAAAATAACCACGAGCAGCGTCACTCCCAAGAGAGGTCAAAGATCTGCCCCAGCTGTGGAAAGGCCTTCCGGTGCAAAGGAGACCTGAAGCTCCACATGCGGACTCACACCGGGGAGAGACCGTACCAGTGTACCTACTGCACCAAGAGGTTCTCTGTGAACGGAAACCTGACGATACACATCAGgactcacacaggggagaaacctttcCTCTGCTCTGACTGCGGCAAGGCCTTCTGCTCCGCAGGAGAGCTGCAGATCCACAGGAGAACACACACTGGGGAGAGACCGTACAAATGCACCGTCTGTGAGAAAGGCTTCACCATGGCCAGTAAGGTCACGCTTCACATGCGGGTACATACAGGAGTACGACCCTACATCTGCCACGAGTGTGGTAAGGCGTTCTCTCGCGGTGCAGAGTTGAAGAAACATGTTCTGAACCACACTGGGGTGAGACCGTACCCCTGCCATCTCTGTTCCAAGACCTACACCTGTCTAAATCACCTGAAGAGACATTTAAAGACTCACTCTGCCTCCCAGTCGTTGGATGTGAGCAGTGGATCGACTGTAGAATGA
- the LOC112226428 gene encoding zinc finger protein ZFMSA12A isoform X1 encodes MAESPFPLPSLGLLVPPLRMMSAVMWQVVRQGNTKHYGKLEEFVSMVTEVVPELLSNRQRWLLILALRGRVTLELIRSGHPDDLKAVQTHLDRITASGLKQSNDAAIEFAEANFLKLIQSLVEDPDRREHFFKVVFPVEYGPNFDSVCQVVFPVEYGPNFDSVCQVVFPVEYGPNFDSVCQVVFPVEYGPNFDSSLQTLVCHFLSRLEELLPVPDFKQTALLISAAPSVLEDYMHCVSHGEDLKSLLQNQHCPGKLPKSVPSRTEDRLLVSLSFPPSLRLANASRHSARDSPPLEIRDDQGVSTDSLTGQWAELKTSVDKNTGTDSVETQGSEGEDHLKERRKSEEGREAVVSEHQYSLSSTTAEHAPSASSGVSSEQPRQRVAHKCPQCGRCFIYRYEMLEHQRLHTGENPYKCSQCGKTFRRSSEMSTHRRTQCSNAAYVCIKCGSSFGSVRERVSHRCCRRASGLGQAGQFECPQCGKIFKWHNSLKKHLVTHSTDKVFNCRYCGEGPFPGVAELRAHQKAHGAEDKPYKCKQCGKGFSSQVWQNNHEQRHSQERSKICPSCGKAFRCKGDLKLHMRTHTGERPYQCTYCTKRFSVNGNLTIHIRTHTGEKPFLCSDCGKAFCSAGELQIHRRTHTGERPYKCTVCEKGFTMASKVTLHMRVHTGVRPYICHECGKAFSRGAELKKHVLNHTGVRPYPCHLCSKTYTCLNHLKRHLKTHSASQSLDVSSGSTVE; translated from the exons ATGG caGAATCCCCCTTTCCTCTGCCCTCCCTGGGCCTGCTGGTCCCTCCTCTCCGGATGATGTCAGCAGTTATGTGGCAGGTGGTGCGCCAGGGCAACACAAAGCATTATGGGAAGCTGGAGGAGTTTGTGTCCATGGTAACGGAGGTGGTTCCAGAACTCCTGTCCAACAGACAGAGGTGGCTGCTCATCCTGGCTCTCAGAGGACGG GTGACTCTGGAACTGATCCGATCTGGACATCCTGATGACCTCAAGGCTGTTCAAACACACCTGGATAGAATCACAGCATCTGGTCTGAAACAG TCAAACGATGCAGCGATTGAATTTGCTGAAGCCAACTTCCTGAAGCTGATCCAGAGCCTAGTGGAAGACCCAGATAGGAGGGAACACTTCTTCAAG GTGGTGTTCCCGGTGGAGTATGGTCCTAACTTTGACTCTGTCTGTCAGGTGGTGTTCCCGGTGGAGTATGGTCCTAACTTTGACTCTGTCTGTCAGGTGGTGTTCCCGGTGGAGTATGGTCCTAACTTTGACTCTGTCTGTCAGGTGGTGTTCCCGGTGGAGTATGGTCCTAACTTTGACTCATCGCTGCAAACTCTGGTGTGCCACTTCCTGTCTAGGCTGGAGGAGCTGCTGCCGGTCCCAGACTTCAAACAG ACTGCGTTGTTgatcagtgctgccccctctgtTCTGGAGGACTACATGCACTGTGTCTCTCACGGAGAGGACCTGAAGTCTCTGCTACAGAACCAACACTGCCCCGGGAAGCTGCCCAAGAGTG TTCCCTCGAGGACAGAGGACCGTCTCCTCGTCTCGTtatccttccctccatcactGAGACTGGCCAATGCCTCGCGCCACAGCGCCCGCGACAGCCCGCCCTTGGAGATCAGAGACGACCAGGGGGTTTCGACTGACAGTTTGACTGGCCAATGGGCCGAGTTAAAAACAAGTGTGGATAAAAATACTGGAACAGATTCAGTAGAAACCCAAGGATCTGAAGGAGAGGATCACCTGAAGGAGAGACGGAAGTCTGAGGAAGGACGAGAAGCAGTCGTCTCGGAGCACCAATACTCCCTGAGCAGCACTACAGCTGAACACGCCCCATCAGCCTCCTCCGGTGTGTCATCGGAGCAGCCGCGGCAGCGCGTGGCCCACAAGTGCCCCCAGTGCGGCCGTTGTTTCATTTACCGCTATGAGATGCTGGAGCACCAGAGACTCCACACAGGGGAGAACCCTTACAAGTGTTCCCAGTGTGGTAAGACCTTCAGAAGGTCCTCGGAGATGTCCACTCACCGCCGAACGCAGTGCTCCAACGCTGCCTATGTCTGTATTAAATGCGGAAGCAGTTTTGGGTCGGTCAGAGAGCGGGTCAGCCACAGGTGTTGTAGACGGGCCAGCGGTTTGGGTCAGGCGGGCCAGTTTGAGTGTCCGCAGTGTGGGAAAATCTTCAAGTGGCACAACTCATTAAAGAAACACCTGGTAACCCACTCCACTGACAAGGTCTTCAACTGCAG GTACTGTGGGGAGGGACCATTCCCGGGCGTGGCGGAGCTGAGGGCCCACCAGAAGGCCCACGGTGCAGAAGACAAACCCTACAAGTGTAAACAGTGTGGAAAGGGCTTCAGCTCCCAG GTCTGGCAAAATAACCACGAGCAGCGTCACTCCCAAGAGAGGTCAAAGATCTGCCCCAGCTGTGGAAAGGCCTTCCGGTGCAAAGGAGACCTGAAGCTCCACATGCGGACTCACACCGGGGAGAGACCGTACCAGTGTACCTACTGCACCAAGAGGTTCTCTGTGAACGGAAACCTGACGATACACATCAGgactcacacaggggagaaacctttcCTCTGCTCTGACTGCGGCAAGGCCTTCTGCTCCGCAGGAGAGCTGCAGATCCACAGGAGAACACACACTGGGGAGAGACCGTACAAATGCACCGTCTGTGAGAAAGGCTTCACCATGGCCAGTAAGGTCACGCTTCACATGCGGGTACATACAGGAGTACGACCCTACATCTGCCACGAGTGTGGTAAGGCGTTCTCTCGCGGTGCAGAGTTGAAGAAACATGTTCTGAACCACACTGGGGTGAGACCGTACCCCTGCCATCTCTGTTCCAAGACCTACACCTGTCTAAATCACCTGAAGAGACATTTAAAGACTCACTCTGCCTCCCAGTCGTTGGATGTGAGCAGTGGATCGACTGTAGAATGA
- the LOC112226428 gene encoding zinc finger protein ZFMSA12A isoform X3 — protein MAESPFPLPSLGLLVPPLRMMSAVMWQVVRQGNTKHYGKLEEFVSMVTEVVPELLSNRQRWLLILALRGRVTLELIRSGHPDDLKAVQTHLDRITASGLKQSNDAAIEFAEANFLKLIQSLVEDPDRREHFFKVVFPVEYGPNFDSSLQTLVCHFLSRLEELLPVPDFKQTALLISAAPSVLEDYMHCVSHGEDLKSLLQNQHCPGKLPKSVPSRTEDRLLVSLSFPPSLRLANASRHSARDSPPLEIRDDQGVSTDSLTGQWAELKTSVDKNTGTDSVETQGSEGEDHLKERRKSEEGREAVVSEHQYSLSSTTAEHAPSASSGVSSEQPRQRVAHKCPQCGRCFIYRYEMLEHQRLHTGENPYKCSQCGKTFRRSSEMSTHRRTQCSNAAYVCIKCGSSFGSVRERVSHRCCRRASGLGQAGQFECPQCGKIFKWHNSLKKHLVTHSTDKVFNCRYCGEGPFPGVAELRAHQKAHGAEDKPYKCKQCGKGFSSQVWQNNHEQRHSQERSKICPSCGKAFRCKGDLKLHMRTHTGERPYQCTYCTKRFSVNGNLTIHIRTHTGEKPFLCSDCGKAFCSAGELQIHRRTHTGERPYKCTVCEKGFTMASKVTLHMRVHTGVRPYICHECGKAFSRGAELKKHVLNHTGVRPYPCHLCSKTYTCLNHLKRHLKTHSASQSLDVSSGSTVE, from the exons ATGG caGAATCCCCCTTTCCTCTGCCCTCCCTGGGCCTGCTGGTCCCTCCTCTCCGGATGATGTCAGCAGTTATGTGGCAGGTGGTGCGCCAGGGCAACACAAAGCATTATGGGAAGCTGGAGGAGTTTGTGTCCATGGTAACGGAGGTGGTTCCAGAACTCCTGTCCAACAGACAGAGGTGGCTGCTCATCCTGGCTCTCAGAGGACGG GTGACTCTGGAACTGATCCGATCTGGACATCCTGATGACCTCAAGGCTGTTCAAACACACCTGGATAGAATCACAGCATCTGGTCTGAAACAG TCAAACGATGCAGCGATTGAATTTGCTGAAGCCAACTTCCTGAAGCTGATCCAGAGCCTAGTGGAAGACCCAGATAGGAGGGAACACTTCTTCAAG GTGGTGTTCCCGGTGGAGTATGGTCCTAACTTTGACTCATCGCTGCAAACTCTGGTGTGCCACTTCCTGTCTAGGCTGGAGGAGCTGCTGCCGGTCCCAGACTTCAAACAG ACTGCGTTGTTgatcagtgctgccccctctgtTCTGGAGGACTACATGCACTGTGTCTCTCACGGAGAGGACCTGAAGTCTCTGCTACAGAACCAACACTGCCCCGGGAAGCTGCCCAAGAGTG TTCCCTCGAGGACAGAGGACCGTCTCCTCGTCTCGTtatccttccctccatcactGAGACTGGCCAATGCCTCGCGCCACAGCGCCCGCGACAGCCCGCCCTTGGAGATCAGAGACGACCAGGGGGTTTCGACTGACAGTTTGACTGGCCAATGGGCCGAGTTAAAAACAAGTGTGGATAAAAATACTGGAACAGATTCAGTAGAAACCCAAGGATCTGAAGGAGAGGATCACCTGAAGGAGAGACGGAAGTCTGAGGAAGGACGAGAAGCAGTCGTCTCGGAGCACCAATACTCCCTGAGCAGCACTACAGCTGAACACGCCCCATCAGCCTCCTCCGGTGTGTCATCGGAGCAGCCGCGGCAGCGCGTGGCCCACAAGTGCCCCCAGTGCGGCCGTTGTTTCATTTACCGCTATGAGATGCTGGAGCACCAGAGACTCCACACAGGGGAGAACCCTTACAAGTGTTCCCAGTGTGGTAAGACCTTCAGAAGGTCCTCGGAGATGTCCACTCACCGCCGAACGCAGTGCTCCAACGCTGCCTATGTCTGTATTAAATGCGGAAGCAGTTTTGGGTCGGTCAGAGAGCGGGTCAGCCACAGGTGTTGTAGACGGGCCAGCGGTTTGGGTCAGGCGGGCCAGTTTGAGTGTCCGCAGTGTGGGAAAATCTTCAAGTGGCACAACTCATTAAAGAAACACCTGGTAACCCACTCCACTGACAAGGTCTTCAACTGCAG GTACTGTGGGGAGGGACCATTCCCGGGCGTGGCGGAGCTGAGGGCCCACCAGAAGGCCCACGGTGCAGAAGACAAACCCTACAAGTGTAAACAGTGTGGAAAGGGCTTCAGCTCCCAG GTCTGGCAAAATAACCACGAGCAGCGTCACTCCCAAGAGAGGTCAAAGATCTGCCCCAGCTGTGGAAAGGCCTTCCGGTGCAAAGGAGACCTGAAGCTCCACATGCGGACTCACACCGGGGAGAGACCGTACCAGTGTACCTACTGCACCAAGAGGTTCTCTGTGAACGGAAACCTGACGATACACATCAGgactcacacaggggagaaacctttcCTCTGCTCTGACTGCGGCAAGGCCTTCTGCTCCGCAGGAGAGCTGCAGATCCACAGGAGAACACACACTGGGGAGAGACCGTACAAATGCACCGTCTGTGAGAAAGGCTTCACCATGGCCAGTAAGGTCACGCTTCACATGCGGGTACATACAGGAGTACGACCCTACATCTGCCACGAGTGTGGTAAGGCGTTCTCTCGCGGTGCAGAGTTGAAGAAACATGTTCTGAACCACACTGGGGTGAGACCGTACCCCTGCCATCTCTGTTCCAAGACCTACACCTGTCTAAATCACCTGAAGAGACATTTAAAGACTCACTCTGCCTCCCAGTCGTTGGATGTGAGCAGTGGATCGACTGTAGAATGA
- the si:ch211-106k21.5 gene encoding trophoblast glycoprotein has product MAVKEMFSQWALLLLCTLPVMTIHSEGCQCPGATILAQFPSVLPAEACCLNYSGSTFGHVRWTMLTNRTRLQLLDLSHCTITQIDLEDTETTLSPLQEVYLGHNRLTSIPGNFLSDLPSLKVLELGMNQLRELPEDFLKGSDGLQELDLRGNLLRSLPTSVLSLRGLERLELVDNPWDCSCSLVEELDNNKTSLQGIVGNITCASPRSLAGRLVWSVAPGDVCRPPGLTALFILLPLFILLGLVLCWCCGRKRKTKEKPAFGSSKKKASHSHSPNGHHHHHHRSKHPAGGGGGNYPTAGDSSRKEMLKNQLLLRPSSTLLGSTRDIYEEVEIKVESVESLSHSLPNSPPSPGSSSQTEGPELDLGGQAELDAVSVTEVMKDSADREKAYMTQSTEYYSLVPGMDLDDSDHAPDYASDQASNHASDHAEYASVDLS; this is encoded by the exons ATGGCCGTTAAAG agatgttctctcAGTGGGCTCTACTCTTGCTGTGTACTCTCCCTGTGATGACCATCCACTCAGAGGGATGTCAGTGTCCAGGAGCCACCATTTTGGCCCAGTTTCCCTCTGTCCTACCCGCTGAGGCCTGCTGCCTGAACTACTCCGGCTCCACGTTCGGCCATGTTCGCTGGACCATGCTCACCAACAGGACCAGACTACAGCTTCTGGACCTGTCTCACTGTACCATCACTCAGATAGACCTGGAGGACACAGAgaccacactctctcctctccaggaggTCTATCTGGGTCACAACAGACTGACCTCCATCCCAGGGAACTTCCTGTCAGATCTGCCCAGCCTGAAGGTGCTGGAGCTGGGCATGAACCAGCTGAGGGAGCTGCCTGAGGATTTCCTCAAGGGATCTGACGGCCTTCAGGAGCTAGATCTCAGGGGCAACCTTCTCCgttctctccccacctctgtgCTGTCTCTGCGGGGTCTGGAGAGGCTTGAACTGGTGGACAACCCCTGGGACTGCTCTTGCTCCCTGGTGGAGGAGCTGGACAACAACAAAACCAGCCTGCAGGGCATCGTGGGTAACATCACCTGCGCATCTCCTCGGAGCCTGGCTGGGCGGCTCGTGTGGTCGGTGGCACCTGGTGACGTCTGCCGCCCACCAGGGCTCACGGCACTTTTCATCCTCCtgcccctcttcatcctcctcggCCTCGTCCTCTGCTGGTGCtgtgggaggaagaggaagacgaaGGAGAAGCCGGCCTTCGGCTCCTCCAAGAAGAAGGCCTCCCACTCCCATTCACCCAAcggtcaccaccaccaccaccaccgatCCAAGCACCCAGCAGGCGGAGGAGGGGGTAACTACCCCACGGCGGGGGACAGCAGCAGGAAGGAGATGTTGAAGAACCAGCTCCTCCTGCGACCCTCCTCCACCCTTCTTGGCTCCACCAGGGACATCTATGAGGAGGTGGAGATTAAAGTAGAATCTGTGgagtccctctctcactccctccccaactcccctccctctcctgggTCCTCCTCCCAGACAGAGGGCCCCGAGCTGGACCTGGGCGGACAAGCAGAGCTGGATGCAGTGAGTGTGACGGAGGTGATGAAGGACTCAGCAGACAGGGAGAAGGCTTATATGACCCAGTCCACTGAATACTACAGTCTGGTGCCAGGGATGGACCTGGACGACTCAGATCACGCCCCGGACTATGCCTCGGATCAGGCCTCGAACCACGCATCAGACCACGCAGAGTACGCGAGTGTTGACCTGTCGTGA